From a single Deltaproteobacteria bacterium genomic region:
- a CDS encoding acyl-CoA dehydrogenase family protein codes for MDFSLTPAQLELQNAAIDFARGELNDALRERDAASQFSREGWRKCAEFGVHALPVPTAHGGQGADLTTTIAVMEGIGYGSTDAGLLFSINASLWTNTIPLLQFGSGEQKARFLPKLTRGDWIGANLGSEPEAGSDIFGLRTRAVRDGDAYVLAGAKTWATNAPVADLFVVYATLDPALGLMGITAFLLEKGTPGLRIGGELHKMGLRTSPMAEVFLDDVRVPVTNRLGREGRGAAVFNCAMDWERGCILATCLGAMRRQLERCIDYAKTRRQFGKAIAEFQSVTNRIADMKTRLDAARLLVYRIGFLKDRGLPSEAEAAQAKLFTSEAFVQNSLDAMRTLGAYGYMQEAELERETRDAIGSLFSSGTSDIQRNIIAKKLGLNP; via the coding sequence ATGGACTTCTCGCTCACTCCGGCGCAGCTCGAGCTGCAGAACGCGGCGATCGACTTCGCCCGCGGCGAGCTGAACGACGCATTGCGCGAGCGCGACGCCGCATCGCAGTTCTCGAGAGAGGGCTGGCGCAAGTGCGCCGAGTTCGGCGTGCACGCGCTGCCCGTGCCAACGGCTCACGGAGGCCAAGGCGCCGACCTAACAACCACGATCGCGGTGATGGAAGGCATCGGCTACGGCTCGACCGACGCTGGCCTGCTCTTCTCGATCAACGCGAGCCTGTGGACCAACACGATTCCGCTGCTGCAGTTCGGCAGCGGGGAGCAGAAGGCGCGCTTCCTGCCGAAGCTGACGCGCGGCGACTGGATCGGCGCGAACCTCGGCAGCGAGCCCGAAGCCGGCTCCGACATCTTCGGCCTGCGCACGCGCGCCGTGCGCGACGGCGACGCGTACGTGCTCGCCGGCGCGAAGACGTGGGCGACGAACGCGCCCGTCGCGGACCTGTTCGTGGTGTACGCGACGCTCGATCCTGCGCTCGGGCTGATGGGCATCACCGCGTTCCTGCTCGAGAAGGGCACGCCCGGTCTGCGCATCGGCGGCGAGCTGCACAAGATGGGCCTGCGCACTTCGCCGATGGCCGAGGTGTTCCTGGACGACGTCCGCGTGCCCGTAACGAATCGCCTCGGACGCGAGGGGCGCGGCGCGGCGGTGTTCAACTGCGCGATGGATTGGGAGCGCGGCTGCATCCTCGCGACCTGCCTCGGCGCGATGCGCCGGCAGCTCGAGCGCTGCATCGACTACGCGAAGACGCGCCGGCAATTCGGCAAGGCGATCGCGGAGTTTCAGTCGGTGACGAACCGCATCGCCGACATGAAGACCCGGCTCGATGCGGCGCGCCTACTCGTCTACCGCATCGGCTTCCTGAAGGACCGCGGCCTTCCGAGCGAGGCCGAAGCCGCGCAGGCCAAGCTCTTCACCTCCGAGGCGTTCGTGCAGAACTCCCTCGACGCGATGCGCACGCTCGGCGCCTACGGCTACATGCAGGAAGCCGAGCTCGAGCGCGAGACGCGCGACGCGATCGGCAGCCTGTTCAGCTCGGGCACGAGCGACATCCAGCGCAACATCATCGCGAAGAAGCTGGGGCTGAATCCGTAG
- a CDS encoding SDR family oxidoreductase: MSKSIPAYLEGKNILAGKTAVITAAAGTGIGFWAARRFAEEGATLLISDLHPRRLDEAADKLAELTGKRPATALCDVTQQAQVDALRDAAIAALGRVDVLVNNAGLGGTANLVDMTDAQWTRVLDVTLNGTMRVTRAFLPHMLARGAGAVVNNASVLGWRAQPGQSHYAAAKAGVMAFTRCVAMEAAASGVRVNAVAPSLAMHEFLSRVTPDGLLEQLEQREAFGRAAAPFEVANVMVFLASDYASYMTGEIVAVSSQHP; this comes from the coding sequence GTGAGCAAGAGCATCCCCGCGTATCTCGAAGGCAAGAACATCCTCGCGGGCAAGACCGCAGTGATTACGGCCGCCGCCGGCACCGGCATCGGCTTCTGGGCCGCGCGCCGCTTCGCGGAAGAAGGCGCGACGCTGCTGATCAGCGACCTCCACCCGCGCCGCCTCGACGAAGCCGCGGACAAGCTCGCCGAGCTCACGGGCAAACGCCCCGCCACCGCGCTCTGTGACGTGACGCAGCAGGCGCAGGTGGATGCGCTGCGCGACGCGGCGATCGCGGCGCTCGGGCGCGTCGACGTGCTCGTGAACAACGCGGGCCTCGGCGGCACGGCGAACCTCGTCGACATGACCGACGCGCAGTGGACGAGAGTCCTCGACGTGACGCTGAACGGCACGATGCGCGTCACGCGCGCGTTCTTGCCGCACATGCTCGCGCGCGGCGCCGGCGCGGTCGTGAACAACGCCTCGGTGCTCGGCTGGCGCGCGCAACCGGGGCAGAGTCATTACGCCGCCGCGAAGGCGGGCGTGATGGCGTTCACGCGCTGCGTCGCGATGGAGGCGGCCGCGAGCGGAGTGCGCGTCAACGCGGTCGCGCCGAGCCTCGCGATGCACGAGTTCCTCTCGAGAGTGACGCCTGACGGCCTGCTCGAGCAGCTCGAGCAGCGCGAAGCCTTCGGCCGCGCCGCCGCGCCCTTCGAAGTCGCGAACGTGATGGTGTTCCTCGCGAGCGATTACGCCTCGTACATGACGGGCGAGATCGTCGCCGTGAGCAGTCAGCACCCGTAA
- a CDS encoding antitoxin MazE family protein codes for MPSAPKRRLARRKPAKPKTSREKVEAHRRRLRAQGLRPLQIWVPDTRSRRFANEARRQSLAVASSAGAADDQAFVAALGELSFE; via the coding sequence GTGCCGTCCGCACCGAAGCGCAGGCTCGCACGTCGCAAGCCCGCCAAGCCCAAGACCTCCCGAGAGAAGGTCGAGGCTCACCGCCGCCGCTTGCGGGCACAGGGACTTCGTCCCCTCCAGATCTGGGTGCCCGACACGCGCTCTCGCCGATTCGCGAACGAGGCGCGCCGGCAATCGCTCGCAGTCGCCTCGAGTGCGGGAGCTGCGGATGACCAGGCGTTCGTCGCTGCCTTGGGCGAGCTGAGCTTCGAGTGA
- a CDS encoding AMP-binding protein has product MTIPRTLARAAELWPSASAVEDGAGRFTFAALAAEVERAARAMLAARVAHGDRVAVWAPNSWAWEVAALGAQCVGGVLVTLNTRFKAHEAAYVLGKSGAKLLFTVGEFLGVNYAESIATQPLPRLERVVALAGVARNAQPWSEFVAAGERVNAVDARARGAAVTSDDLSDILFTSGTTGFPKGVMTAHGQNLKVFDAWSRGVGIRTGDRYLIQNPYFHSFGYKAGWLTCLIRGATALPHAVFDVATVLARCANERVNVLPGPPTLYQSFLAFPDRAKFDLSGLRLAVTGAAAVPVELVHRMKRELGFQSVITAYGLTESCGTVSLCTPDDDAETIATTSGKALPDTEVKCVREDGVEAPRGEAGEIWVRGYNVMRGYYEDAAETAKTIDAEGWLHTGDVGVMDARGYLRITDRIKDMYITGGFNCYPAEIENLIYQHPGVAQVAVIGVPHERQGEIGMAFVVPAPGATIDPAALITWCKANMANYKVPGSVRVVSALPMNASGKVVKGELRKVATERS; this is encoded by the coding sequence ATGACGATCCCGCGCACGCTCGCGCGCGCGGCGGAGCTGTGGCCGAGCGCGTCCGCGGTCGAGGACGGCGCGGGGCGCTTCACGTTCGCGGCGCTCGCGGCCGAGGTGGAGCGCGCGGCTCGGGCGATGCTCGCGGCGCGCGTGGCGCACGGGGATCGCGTCGCGGTGTGGGCCCCTAACAGCTGGGCGTGGGAGGTGGCGGCGCTCGGCGCGCAGTGCGTCGGCGGCGTGCTCGTCACGCTGAACACGCGCTTCAAGGCGCACGAGGCGGCGTACGTGTTAGGGAAGAGCGGCGCGAAGCTGCTCTTCACGGTCGGCGAGTTCCTCGGCGTGAACTACGCCGAGTCGATCGCGACGCAGCCGCTGCCGAGGCTGGAGCGCGTCGTTGCGCTCGCGGGCGTGGCGAGGAACGCGCAGCCGTGGAGCGAGTTCGTCGCCGCCGGCGAGCGCGTGAACGCCGTAGATGCGCGCGCGCGCGGGGCGGCCGTCACGAGCGACGACCTCAGCGACATCCTCTTCACGAGCGGCACCACCGGCTTCCCCAAAGGCGTGATGACCGCGCACGGACAGAACCTGAAGGTGTTCGACGCCTGGAGCCGCGGCGTCGGGATTCGCACGGGCGACCGCTACCTGATCCAGAATCCGTACTTCCACAGCTTCGGCTACAAGGCCGGCTGGCTCACGTGCTTGATCCGCGGCGCCACCGCGCTGCCGCACGCCGTCTTCGACGTCGCGACCGTGCTCGCGCGCTGCGCGAACGAGCGCGTGAACGTGCTGCCCGGCCCGCCCACGCTCTACCAGTCATTCCTCGCATTCCCGGACCGCGCGAAGTTCGACTTATCAGGCCTGCGCCTCGCCGTGACCGGCGCCGCCGCCGTCCCGGTGGAGCTCGTGCACCGCATGAAGCGCGAGCTCGGCTTCCAGAGCGTGATCACCGCCTACGGCCTCACCGAGAGCTGCGGAACCGTCTCGCTCTGCACGCCGGACGACGACGCCGAGACGATCGCCACCACCTCTGGCAAAGCGCTCCCGGACACCGAGGTGAAGTGCGTGCGCGAGGACGGCGTGGAAGCGCCGCGCGGCGAGGCGGGAGAAATCTGGGTGCGCGGCTACAACGTGATGCGCGGTTATTACGAGGACGCCGCCGAGACCGCGAAGACGATCGACGCCGAGGGCTGGCTCCACACCGGCGACGTCGGCGTGATGGACGCGCGCGGCTACCTGCGCATCACCGACCGCATCAAGGACATGTACATCACCGGCGGCTTCAACTGCTATCCCGCCGAGATCGAGAACCTGATCTACCAGCACCCCGGCGTCGCCCAAGTCGCCGTGATCGGCGTCCCGCACGAACGCCAAGGCGAGATCGGCATGGCGTTCGTGGTGCCTGCACCGGGCGCGACGATCGACCCCGCCGCCCTAATCACTTGGTGCAAGGCGAACATGGCGAACTACAAGGTGCCGGGCAGCGTGCGCGTGGTGAGCGCGCTGCCGATGAATGCGTCGGGGAAGGTGGTGAAGGGGGAGCTCCGGAAGGTGGCGACGGAGCGGAGCTGA
- a CDS encoding acyl-CoA dehydrogenase family protein gives MNIHFSPEDEAFRREIAAWLDDALSGEFAVVRHRGGPGDESALIDERRAWEKELASGGWTCVSWPREAGGRGLSLSQQVIFFEEYARAGAPGRLNHMGVTLFGPTCIAFGTPEQKARFLPPIVAGDTIWCQGYSEPNAGSDLANVQTRARLEGDTWVIDGQKVWTSWAEWADWCFVVARTDPDSKRHAGLSYLLVPMKQPGVTIRPIRQITGDAEFSEVFYDGARTAKENLLGAPGEGWRVAMATLAFERGVSTLGQQMLFRNELDSIIRIAKQNGKSRDTLIRQRIADAWIGLEIQRWNALRTLSDDTALSGAGMIHKIYWATWHRALGELAMDVLGPEADVAAGFPYELTPLQRLFLFTRSDTIYGGSNQIQRNQIAERALGLPREPRP, from the coding sequence GTGAACATCCACTTCTCCCCCGAAGACGAAGCCTTCCGCCGCGAGATCGCGGCGTGGCTGGACGACGCGCTCAGCGGCGAGTTCGCGGTGGTGCGGCATCGCGGCGGGCCGGGCGACGAGAGCGCGCTCATCGACGAGCGCCGCGCGTGGGAGAAGGAGCTCGCGAGCGGCGGCTGGACGTGCGTGAGCTGGCCGCGCGAGGCGGGCGGGCGCGGCCTCTCGCTCTCGCAGCAGGTGATCTTCTTCGAGGAGTACGCGCGCGCGGGCGCGCCGGGCCGCCTCAATCACATGGGCGTCACACTGTTCGGGCCGACCTGCATCGCGTTCGGCACGCCGGAGCAGAAGGCGCGCTTCCTGCCGCCGATCGTCGCGGGCGACACCATCTGGTGTCAGGGCTACTCGGAGCCGAACGCGGGCAGCGATCTCGCGAACGTGCAGACGCGCGCGCGGCTCGAGGGCGACACCTGGGTGATCGACGGCCAGAAGGTGTGGACTTCGTGGGCCGAGTGGGCCGACTGGTGCTTCGTGGTCGCGCGCACGGATCCCGATTCGAAGCGGCACGCGGGGCTCTCGTACTTGTTGGTGCCGATGAAGCAGCCCGGCGTCACGATCCGCCCGATCCGCCAGATCACGGGCGACGCCGAGTTCTCCGAGGTGTTCTACGACGGCGCCCGCACGGCGAAGGAGAATCTGTTAGGCGCGCCGGGCGAGGGCTGGAGAGTGGCAATGGCGACGCTCGCGTTCGAGCGCGGCGTCTCCACGCTCGGCCAGCAGATGCTGTTCCGAAACGAGCTCGACTCGATCATCCGCATCGCGAAGCAGAACGGGAAATCGCGGGACACGCTGATCCGCCAGCGCATCGCCGACGCCTGGATCGGCCTCGAGATTCAGCGCTGGAACGCGCTGCGCACGCTGAGCGACGACACCGCGCTCTCCGGCGCGGGCATGATCCACAAGATCTATTGGGCGACGTGGCACCGCGCGCTCGGCGAGCTCGCGATGGACGTGCTGGGCCCCGAGGCAGATGTCGCCGCCGGCTTCCCGTACGAGCTCACACCGCTGCAGCGCCTCTTCCTATTCACGCGCAGCGACACCATCTACGGCGGCTCGAATCAGATTCAACGCAACCAGATCGCCGAGCGCGCGCTCGGTCTGCCGCGCGAACCGAGGCCGTGA
- a CDS encoding type II toxin-antitoxin system PemK/MazF family toxin has protein sequence MNRGEVWTASAGGAYVGKPRPVVIIQDDRFEGTASISVCAFTTDPTEAPLFRLRIEPSDANGLRETSSIMVDKVTTVARDKLGKRIGRLADEDIVRLNRALMLFLGLVG, from the coding sequence GTGAACCGGGGCGAAGTCTGGACCGCGTCCGCCGGCGGCGCATATGTGGGCAAGCCGCGCCCCGTCGTGATCATCCAGGACGATCGATTCGAAGGGACCGCCTCGATCAGCGTGTGCGCGTTCACAACCGATCCGACCGAGGCTCCACTGTTCCGCCTGCGCATCGAGCCCAGCGACGCGAATGGCCTGAGAGAAACGTCGAGCATCATGGTCGACAAGGTCACGACCGTCGCACGCGACAAGCTCGGGAAACGGATCGGGCGCCTCGCAGACGAAGACATCGTGCGGCTCAATCGCGCGCTGATGCTGTTCTTGGGATTGGTGGGGTAG